Proteins from a single region of Hordeum vulgare subsp. vulgare chromosome 6H, MorexV3_pseudomolecules_assembly, whole genome shotgun sequence:
- the LOC123401572 gene encoding uncharacterized protein LOC123401572 isoform X2, which yields MADTNPDSIKRYTPPVHRNRANNRRKAGDRAEKANYSYNNDGEKSHVPSLKNLPPIIHHDAFVSNAQNDYSHARLVPLEGCSASEASQLLSERWAAAMNMYNDPNDSPDKPVMYAGSGGSSWGQGHMKLPHQMNFLEDLRRAVDAQTGLAAALNTWN from the exons ATGGCGGATACCAACCCGGACAGCATCAAGAGATACACGCCTCCCGTGCACAG GAATCGTGCAAACAATCGCCGCAAGGCTGGAG ATAGGGCTGAGAAAGCCAACTATTCATACAACAATGATGGAGAGAAGAGCCATGTTCCTTCACTAAAGAACCTTCCTCCAATTATCCATCATGATGCTTTTGTCAGCAATGCTCAAAATGATTACAGCCATGCAAGATTAGTACCATTGGAAGGATGTTCTGCCAGTGAGGCTTCACAGCTTCTCAGTGAAC GTTGGGCTGCTGCAATGAACATGTATAATGACCCAAATGATTCCCCTG ATAAACCAGTAATGTACGCTGGATCTGGCGGATCGTCGTGGGGTCAAGGTCACATGAAACTTCCTCATCAG ATGAACTTCCTTGAAGATCTGCGTCGTGCGGTAGATGCTCAAACAGGCCTGGCAGCGGCGCTCAACACCTGGAACTAA
- the LOC123401572 gene encoding uncharacterized protein LOC123401572 isoform X3 produces the protein MADTNPDSIKRYTPPVHRNRANNRRKAGDRAEKANYSYNNDGEKSHVPSLKNLPPIIHHDAFVSNAQNDYSHARLVPLEGCSASEASQLLSERWAAAMNMYNDPNDSPADKPVMYAGSGGSSWGQGHMKLPHQV, from the exons ATGGCGGATACCAACCCGGACAGCATCAAGAGATACACGCCTCCCGTGCACAG GAATCGTGCAAACAATCGCCGCAAGGCTGGAG ATAGGGCTGAGAAAGCCAACTATTCATACAACAATGATGGAGAGAAGAGCCATGTTCCTTCACTAAAGAACCTTCCTCCAATTATCCATCATGATGCTTTTGTCAGCAATGCTCAAAATGATTACAGCCATGCAAGATTAGTACCATTGGAAGGATGTTCTGCCAGTGAGGCTTCACAGCTTCTCAGTGAAC GTTGGGCTGCTGCAATGAACATGTATAATGACCCAAATGATTCCCCTG CAGATAAACCAGTAATGTACGCTGGATCTGGCGGATCGTCGTGGGGTCAAGGTCACATGAAACTTCCTCATCAGGTATGA
- the LOC123401572 gene encoding uncharacterized protein LOC123401572 isoform X4, translating to MADTNPDSIKRYTPPVHRNRANNRRKAGDRAEKANYSYNNDGEKSHVPSLKNLPPIIHHDAFVSNAQNDYSHARLVPLEGCSASEASQLLSERWAAAMNMYNDPNDSPDKPVMYAGSGGSSWGQGHMKLPHQV from the exons ATGGCGGATACCAACCCGGACAGCATCAAGAGATACACGCCTCCCGTGCACAG GAATCGTGCAAACAATCGCCGCAAGGCTGGAG ATAGGGCTGAGAAAGCCAACTATTCATACAACAATGATGGAGAGAAGAGCCATGTTCCTTCACTAAAGAACCTTCCTCCAATTATCCATCATGATGCTTTTGTCAGCAATGCTCAAAATGATTACAGCCATGCAAGATTAGTACCATTGGAAGGATGTTCTGCCAGTGAGGCTTCACAGCTTCTCAGTGAAC GTTGGGCTGCTGCAATGAACATGTATAATGACCCAAATGATTCCCCTG ATAAACCAGTAATGTACGCTGGATCTGGCGGATCGTCGTGGGGTCAAGGTCACATGAAACTTCCTCATCAGGTATGA
- the LOC123401572 gene encoding uncharacterized protein LOC123401572 isoform X1 has product MADTNPDSIKRYTPPVHRNRANNRRKAGDRAEKANYSYNNDGEKSHVPSLKNLPPIIHHDAFVSNAQNDYSHARLVPLEGCSASEASQLLSERWAAAMNMYNDPNDSPADKPVMYAGSGGSSWGQGHMKLPHQMNFLEDLRRAVDAQTGLAAALNTWN; this is encoded by the exons ATGGCGGATACCAACCCGGACAGCATCAAGAGATACACGCCTCCCGTGCACAG GAATCGTGCAAACAATCGCCGCAAGGCTGGAG ATAGGGCTGAGAAAGCCAACTATTCATACAACAATGATGGAGAGAAGAGCCATGTTCCTTCACTAAAGAACCTTCCTCCAATTATCCATCATGATGCTTTTGTCAGCAATGCTCAAAATGATTACAGCCATGCAAGATTAGTACCATTGGAAGGATGTTCTGCCAGTGAGGCTTCACAGCTTCTCAGTGAAC GTTGGGCTGCTGCAATGAACATGTATAATGACCCAAATGATTCCCCTG CAGATAAACCAGTAATGTACGCTGGATCTGGCGGATCGTCGTGGGGTCAAGGTCACATGAAACTTCCTCATCAG ATGAACTTCCTTGAAGATCTGCGTCGTGCGGTAGATGCTCAAACAGGCCTGGCAGCGGCGCTCAACACCTGGAACTAA